One window of the Bradyrhizobium sp. NP1 genome contains the following:
- a CDS encoding DNA polymerase Y family protein, protein MSAFSQNQRRILSLWLPRLPIDRIRRKLSGGNDAPGNHAGRIPCVVIAKQNNAVTLYAVDDEAARGGLTIGLPLANARAICPELTVFDADESADARTLEDIAAWCDRFTPLVALDPPHGLFLDITGCAHLFGGEAALLRQVSDELRRQGFVVSAAIAGTSVCARTLTRCASGVIVEEGGEAAAVQRLPVAALGADEAIASGLRRAGLKTIGDVAARASHEIAARFGAGFTTLLAQALGQDDTPISPRKPAPDYIVEKRFAEPVATDGAIRLTLLHLAQTLVAAMDRQGKGARRLEASFFRTDGAVRAIVVETGRPVTRANVIERLFRERLEALNDPLDPGFGFDLIRLSAGHAEIVVQQQRDLDANVHDSDVLSALIDRIAARIGGKRIVVHLPQDSHIPERAVMAAPAQHHLMAAGEAAWPVRMEGEPPLRPLRLFERPEPIKVPFATVPDGPPHHFTWRRATHVVVRVEGPERIAMEWWKQDGATLTRDYFRVEDEAGLRFWIFRDGLYGSELVDGEGKPMPANWFVHGLFA, encoded by the coding sequence ATGAGTGCCTTTTCGCAGAACCAGCGGCGTATTCTCAGCCTGTGGCTGCCGCGCCTGCCCATCGACCGCATCCGGCGCAAACTGTCCGGCGGCAACGACGCGCCGGGTAATCATGCGGGCCGTATCCCGTGTGTCGTCATTGCGAAACAGAACAATGCGGTGACGCTTTATGCCGTCGACGATGAAGCCGCGCGCGGGGGCCTGACGATCGGGCTGCCGCTCGCCAACGCCCGCGCCATCTGCCCGGAGCTCACCGTGTTCGACGCCGACGAGTCGGCCGACGCCAGGACGCTCGAGGACATCGCCGCCTGGTGCGACCGCTTCACGCCCCTGGTGGCGCTCGATCCGCCGCATGGCCTGTTCCTCGACATCACCGGCTGCGCCCATCTGTTCGGCGGCGAGGCCGCGCTGCTCCGCCAGGTCAGCGATGAATTGCGGCGGCAGGGTTTTGTCGTCAGTGCGGCGATTGCCGGCACGTCCGTCTGTGCGCGCACGCTGACGCGCTGTGCTTCCGGCGTGATCGTGGAGGAGGGCGGCGAAGCCGCCGCCGTCCAGCGGCTGCCGGTCGCCGCGCTCGGCGCCGACGAGGCGATCGCGAGCGGCCTGCGCCGGGCCGGCTTGAAGACGATCGGCGACGTCGCTGCGCGCGCCAGCCATGAAATTGCGGCGCGCTTCGGCGCCGGCTTCACGACGCTATTGGCGCAGGCGCTCGGCCAGGACGATACGCCGATCAGTCCGCGCAAGCCGGCGCCGGATTATATCGTCGAGAAGCGCTTTGCCGAGCCGGTCGCAACCGACGGTGCGATCCGGCTCACTTTGTTGCATCTGGCGCAGACGCTGGTCGCCGCGATGGATCGGCAGGGCAAGGGCGCGCGGCGGCTGGAGGCGAGCTTCTTCCGCACCGACGGCGCGGTGCGCGCGATCGTGGTCGAGACCGGGCGGCCCGTGACCAGGGCCAATGTGATCGAGCGCCTGTTCCGCGAGCGGCTCGAGGCGCTGAACGACCCCCTCGACCCCGGTTTCGGCTTCGACCTCATACGCCTCTCCGCCGGTCATGCCGAGATCGTCGTGCAGCAGCAGCGTGATCTCGACGCCAACGTCCATGACAGCGACGTGCTCTCGGCCCTGATCGACCGCATCGCTGCGCGGATCGGAGGCAAACGCATCGTCGTGCATCTGCCGCAGGATAGCCATATCCCCGAGCGCGCGGTCATGGCCGCGCCGGCGCAGCATCATTTGATGGCCGCGGGCGAAGCAGCCTGGCCCGTGCGCATGGAGGGCGAGCCGCCGCTGCGGCCTTTGCGGCTGTTCGAGCGGCCGGAGCCGATCAAGGTGCCGTTTGCGACCGTGCCGGACGGACCGCCGCATCATTTCACCTGGCGCCGCGCCACCCATGTCGTGGTGCGGGTCGAGGGACCCGAGCGCATCGCCATGGAATGGTGGAAGCAGGATGGTGCGACGCTGACGCGCGACTATTTCCGCGTCGAGGACGAGGCGGGCCTGCGCTTCTGGATTTTTCGCGACGGGCTTTACGGCAGCGAGCTTGTCGACGGCGAGGGCAAGCCCATGCCGGCCAACTGGTTCGTGCACGGGCTGTTCGCATGA
- a CDS encoding inorganic phosphate transporter — protein sequence MTDVALNPSMSEGAPIQPASRPNLDKGFNPLTMIIFFGILAAGLLFVAYSIYVDVDATGARVTTYLPYILLFVALLIALGFEFVNGFHDTANAVATVIYTHSLPAEAAVMWSGLFNFLGVLTSTGAVAFGIVSLLPVELILQVGSSAGFAMVFALLIAAILWNLGTWYFGLPASSSHTLIGSIIGVGVANALLRGRDGTSGVDWGKATEIGYALLLSPLVGFICAALLLMLLRVIVRNPALYAAPEGNKAPPLWIRGLLILTCTGVSFAHGSNDGQKGMGLIMLILIGTVPTAYALNRALPESQVAQFQQTSDAASKVIAAKGAGHSIIGDPRPAVTQYVSQHHLNEGTYPSLAVLVKDVGDQVQKYGSLSKVPAEVVGNTRNDMYLTSEAIRFLMKDKENDLNKEEVATLNAYKASLDNATKFIPTWVKVAVAIALGLGTMIGWKRIVVTVGEKIGKTHLTYAQGASAELVAAATIFAADNFGLPVSTTHVLSSGVAGAMAANGSGLQVATIRNMVMAWVLTLPAAILISGCLYVIFSRLF from the coding sequence ATGACCGACGTTGCATTAAATCCGTCGATGAGCGAGGGCGCGCCGATCCAGCCGGCATCGCGGCCCAACCTCGACAAGGGCTTCAACCCGCTGACGATGATCATTTTCTTCGGCATCCTCGCCGCCGGATTGCTCTTTGTCGCCTACAGCATTTATGTCGACGTCGACGCGACCGGTGCCCGCGTCACCACCTACCTGCCCTATATCCTGCTGTTCGTCGCGCTCCTGATCGCGCTCGGCTTCGAGTTCGTGAACGGCTTCCACGACACCGCCAACGCGGTCGCAACCGTCATCTACACCCATTCGCTGCCGGCCGAAGCCGCCGTGATGTGGTCCGGGCTGTTCAACTTCCTCGGCGTGCTCACCTCGACCGGCGCGGTCGCCTTCGGCATCGTCTCGCTCCTGCCGGTCGAGCTGATCCTGCAGGTCGGCTCCAGCGCCGGCTTCGCCATGGTGTTCGCGCTGCTGATCGCCGCGATCCTGTGGAATCTCGGCACCTGGTATTTCGGGCTGCCCGCCTCCTCTTCCCACACGCTGATCGGCTCGATCATCGGCGTCGGCGTCGCCAACGCGCTGCTGCGCGGCCGCGACGGCACCTCGGGCGTCGACTGGGGCAAGGCGACCGAGATCGGCTATGCGCTGCTGCTCTCGCCGCTGGTCGGCTTCATCTGCGCCGCGCTGCTGCTGATGTTGTTGAGGGTGATCGTCCGCAACCCCGCGCTCTACGCCGCGCCCGAAGGCAACAAGGCGCCGCCGCTCTGGATCCGCGGCCTGCTGATCCTGACCTGCACCGGCGTCAGCTTCGCGCACGGCTCGAATGACGGCCAGAAGGGCATGGGCCTGATCATGCTGATCCTGATCGGCACCGTGCCGACCGCCTATGCGCTCAACCGCGCACTGCCGGAATCCCAGGTCGCGCAGTTCCAGCAGACGTCGGACGCCGCCTCCAAGGTGATCGCGGCCAAGGGCGCCGGCCACAGCATCATCGGCGATCCGCGGCCCGCGGTGACGCAATATGTCTCGCAGCACCACCTCAATGAGGGCACCTATCCTTCGCTCGCGGTGCTGGTGAAGGACGTCGGCGACCAGGTGCAGAAATACGGCTCGCTCAGCAAGGTGCCTGCGGAGGTCGTCGGCAACACCCGCAACGACATGTACCTGACCTCGGAAGCGATCCGCTTCCTGATGAAGGACAAGGAGAACGATCTCAACAAGGAGGAGGTCGCGACCTTGAACGCCTACAAGGCCTCGCTCGACAACGCCACCAAGTTCATCCCGACCTGGGTCAAGGTCGCGGTCGCGATCGCGCTCGGGCTCGGCACCATGATCGGCTGGAAGCGGATCGTGGTCACGGTCGGCGAGAAGATCGGCAAGACCCACCTCACCTATGCGCAGGGAGCCTCCGCCGAACTGGTCGCGGCCGCAACGATCTTCGCCGCCGACAATTTCGGGCTCCCGGTATCGACCACGCACGTGCTGTCCTCGGGCGTCGCGGGCGCGATGGCGGCCAACGGCTCAGGGCTTCAGGTCGCAACCATCCGCAACATGGTGATGGCCTGGGTGCTGACGCTGCCGGCCGCGATCCTGATCTCGGGCTGCCTCTACGTGATCTTCTCGCGCCTGTTCTGA
- a CDS encoding GMC family oxidoreductase N-terminal domain-containing protein produces MARQLEGDFDYVIVGAGTAGCILANRLSADPKNRVLILEAGGDDNWIWFHIPVGYLFAIGNPRSDWMFRTEAEPGLNGRSLAYPRGKVIGGCSAINAMISMRGQAADYDHWRQLGLAGWAYSDVLPLFRRLEDHFLGESEHHGVGGGWRIEAPRLSWAILDAVGDAAEQMGIKRIPDFNTGDNEGISYFHVNQKRGRRWSSARGFLKPALHRPNLRLEKHVLVDRLIVENGRAVGVRFIQGNEAVEARAKGEVILSAGSIGSTQVLHRSGIGPADWLGPLGIEVVLDRQGVGRNLQDHLQQRAIYKVEGIRTLNETYYSLPRRALMGLDYALRRRGPLTMAPSQLGIFTRSDATRSRANIQFHVQPLSLDKFGDPLHRFPAITVSACNLQPTSRGTVRIRSEKPDQAPAIAPNYLSSDDDRQVAADAIRVTRRLMRQQALARYRPVEFLPGPSVGDDEVSLAKAAGDIGTTIFHPVGTAKMGMANDPMAVVDERLRFRGIANLRVADASVMPTITSGNTNTPTAMIAEKAATMILQDAR; encoded by the coding sequence ATGGCACGACAGCTTGAGGGCGACTTCGACTATGTCATCGTAGGTGCGGGCACCGCGGGCTGCATCCTTGCCAACCGCCTCTCCGCCGATCCGAAAAATCGCGTGCTGATCCTGGAAGCGGGCGGCGACGACAACTGGATCTGGTTCCACATTCCGGTCGGCTATCTCTTCGCCATCGGCAATCCGCGCTCGGACTGGATGTTCCGGACCGAGGCCGAGCCCGGCCTCAACGGTCGGTCACTGGCCTACCCGCGCGGCAAGGTGATCGGCGGCTGCTCCGCCATCAACGCCATGATCTCGATGCGGGGACAAGCGGCCGACTACGACCACTGGCGCCAGCTTGGCCTCGCCGGGTGGGCGTATTCGGACGTGCTGCCGCTGTTCAGGCGGCTGGAGGATCATTTCCTGGGCGAAAGCGAGCACCATGGCGTAGGCGGCGGCTGGCGCATCGAGGCGCCGCGGCTGTCCTGGGCCATTCTGGACGCGGTGGGCGACGCCGCCGAGCAGATGGGCATCAAGCGCATTCCCGATTTCAACACAGGCGACAATGAGGGCATCAGCTATTTCCACGTCAACCAGAAGCGCGGCCGCCGCTGGTCCTCGGCGCGCGGTTTTTTGAAGCCCGCGCTGCATCGCCCCAACCTGCGGCTGGAAAAGCACGTGCTCGTGGATCGCCTCATCGTCGAGAACGGCCGCGCGGTCGGCGTGCGCTTCATCCAGGGCAATGAGGCCGTCGAGGCACGCGCGAAGGGCGAAGTGATCCTCTCCGCCGGCTCGATCGGATCGACCCAGGTGTTGCACCGCTCCGGCATCGGGCCAGCGGATTGGCTGGGGCCGCTTGGCATTGAAGTCGTGCTCGACCGGCAGGGCGTCGGGCGCAATTTGCAGGACCACCTGCAGCAGCGTGCGATCTACAAGGTCGAGGGCATCCGCACGCTGAACGAGACCTATTACTCGCTGCCGCGGCGCGCCCTGATGGGGCTCGATTATGCGCTCCGCCGCCGCGGCCCGTTGACCATGGCGCCCTCGCAACTCGGGATCTTCACGCGCTCCGACGCCACCCGCTCCCGCGCCAACATCCAGTTTCACGTGCAGCCGCTGTCGCTCGACAAGTTCGGCGATCCCCTGCACCGCTTCCCGGCGATCACGGTGAGCGCCTGCAATCTGCAGCCGACCTCGCGCGGCACGGTGCGCATCCGCTCCGAAAAGCCCGATCAGGCCCCCGCGATCGCGCCGAACTACCTGTCGAGCGACGACGACCGCCAGGTCGCCGCCGACGCCATCCGCGTCACGCGGCGGCTGATGCGCCAGCAGGCGCTCGCGCGCTACCGGCCGGTCGAATTCCTGCCGGGCCCTTCAGTCGGCGACGACGAGGTTTCCCTTGCCAAAGCCGCCGGCGACATCGGCACCACCATCTTCCACCCCGTGGGCACGGCCAAGATGGGGATGGCGAACGATCCCATGGCCGTGGTCGACGAGCGGCTGCGGTTTCGCGGGATCGCGAACCTGCGCGTGGCGGACGCCTCCGTGATGCCGACCATCACGTCGGGCAACACCAACACCCCGACCGCCATGATCGCGGAAAAAGCCGCCACCATGATCCTTCAGGACGCGCGCTGA
- a CDS encoding M20 aminoacylase family protein: MPIVNRVADLQPDIQAWRRDLHAHPEVLYEVHRTAAFVAERLREFGCDEVATGLGKTGVVGVIKGRKPAGGDVKVIGLRADMDALPIEEQTGLPYASKTPGQMHACGHDGHTAMLLGAARYLAETRNFAGQAVVVFQPAEEGGAGAAAMIKDGLMERFAIDQIYGMHNGPGMPIGSFAIRTGPIMAATDSIDINIEGIGGHAARPHKSLDSVLVGAELITALQQIVSRNVDPLDAAVISMCEFHAGNARNVIPQTAVLRGTVRTLTAEVRELVEKRVRAVVAGVAQMTGAKIDLTYERGYPVTNNHAVQTQFATRVAKEIAGDTNVHEMPPLMGAEDFAYMLEKRPGAFIFCGNGDSAGLHHPAYNFSDEAIVFGTSYWIKLVENTLPA, translated from the coding sequence ATGCCCATCGTCAACCGCGTCGCCGATCTGCAACCCGATATCCAGGCCTGGCGCCGGGACCTCCACGCGCATCCCGAAGTGCTCTACGAGGTGCATCGCACGGCCGCCTTCGTCGCCGAGCGACTGCGCGAATTCGGCTGCGACGAGGTCGCAACGGGTCTTGGCAAGACCGGCGTGGTCGGCGTCATCAAGGGCAGGAAGCCGGCCGGCGGCGACGTCAAGGTGATCGGCTTGCGCGCCGACATGGACGCGCTGCCGATCGAGGAGCAGACCGGGCTGCCTTACGCCTCCAAGACCCCGGGCCAGATGCACGCCTGCGGCCATGACGGCCATACCGCGATGCTCCTGGGCGCGGCGCGCTACCTCGCCGAGACCCGGAATTTCGCCGGCCAGGCGGTCGTGGTGTTCCAGCCGGCGGAGGAGGGCGGCGCGGGTGCCGCCGCGATGATCAAGGACGGGCTGATGGAGCGCTTTGCCATCGACCAGATCTACGGCATGCACAACGGCCCCGGCATGCCGATCGGCTCGTTCGCGATCCGCACCGGCCCGATCATGGCGGCGACCGATTCCATCGACATCAACATCGAGGGCATCGGTGGCCACGCGGCGCGGCCGCACAAGAGTCTCGATTCCGTCCTCGTCGGCGCCGAACTGATCACGGCGCTGCAGCAGATCGTCTCGCGCAACGTCGATCCGCTCGACGCTGCGGTGATCTCGATGTGCGAATTCCACGCCGGCAACGCCCGCAACGTGATCCCGCAGACCGCGGTGCTTCGCGGCACCGTGCGCACGCTGACCGCCGAAGTGCGCGAGCTGGTCGAGAAGCGGGTGCGTGCGGTGGTGGCCGGCGTCGCGCAGATGACCGGCGCCAAGATCGACCTCACCTATGAGCGCGGTTATCCCGTCACCAACAATCACGCGGTACAGACGCAGTTCGCGACCAGGGTCGCGAAGGAAATTGCGGGCGACACCAATGTGCACGAGATGCCGCCGCTGATGGGTGCGGAGGATTTCGCCTATATGCTGGAGAAGCGGCCGGGCGCCTTCATCTTCTGCGGCAATGGCGACAGCGCCGGCCTGCACCATCCGGCCTACAATTTCAGTGACGAGGCGATCGTGTTCGGCACCTCGTACTGGATCAAGCTGGTCGAGAACACGCTGCCGGCGTGA
- a CDS encoding DNA repair protein, with translation MTSARLSTLASLRGDIARLESSPAADALKKARLGHALADAALHGGLAAAAVHEVFSEGHQSAAATGFIAGLAARVAPRRPLVWVRQDFSAIEAGALSMAGLAELGLDPRALVSVHAADAEGALRIAADALACDAVGAVVLEVWGEARSFDLVASRKLTLTAQASGATGLLLRIAAKPSPSTAETRWIVRAAHSPPAARFAAWGAPVFDAELARNRHGPVGRWIMEWKCDECLFAEPAAYSQPVAAAPAHRPHPAQTVRRQRRAG, from the coding sequence ATGACCAGCGCACGCCTGAGCACGCTTGCGTCCTTGCGCGGCGACATCGCGCGCCTGGAAAGTTCGCCTGCAGCCGATGCGCTGAAGAAGGCCCGGCTCGGCCATGCCTTAGCCGACGCGGCGCTGCATGGCGGGCTCGCCGCGGCCGCCGTGCATGAAGTGTTTTCCGAAGGCCATCAGAGCGCAGCCGCCACCGGATTCATCGCAGGGCTCGCTGCGCGCGTCGCGCCGCGCCGGCCGCTGGTCTGGGTGCGGCAGGATTTTTCCGCCATCGAAGCCGGCGCGCTGTCGATGGCGGGGCTTGCCGAACTCGGCCTCGATCCGCGCGCGCTGGTAAGCGTGCATGCGGCCGATGCCGAGGGCGCCTTGCGGATCGCAGCCGATGCGCTCGCCTGCGACGCGGTCGGCGCGGTCGTTCTGGAAGTATGGGGCGAGGCGCGCTCGTTCGATCTGGTCGCAAGCCGCAAGCTGACACTGACTGCGCAGGCGTCCGGGGCGACCGGCCTGTTGCTGCGGATCGCGGCAAAACCTTCTCCCTCCACCGCGGAGACGCGCTGGATCGTGCGCGCGGCGCATTCGCCGCCGGCGGCACGCTTTGCCGCATGGGGCGCGCCGGTGTTCGACGCCGAGCTCGCTCGCAACCGTCATGGCCCGGTCGGTCGTTGGATCATGGAATGGAAATGTGATGAGTGCCTTTTCGCAGAACCAGCGGCGTATTCTCAGCCTGTGGCTGCCGCGCCTGCCCATCGACCGCATCCGGCGCAAACTGTCCGGCGGCAACGACGCGCCGGGTAA